The Oleiphilus messinensis DNA segment GTCACGCATGAGTAACCGCGCACAACGTATCGCCCAACTACATGAAGCCCTGAAGCATCGCATCCTGATCCTCGATGGTGCGATGGGTACGATGATTCAAAAGGCGAACCTATCTGAAGAAGACTACCGGGGCGAGCGTTATCGTGATTATCACCGAGATGTTAAAGGTAATAACGATCTGCTTTGTATCACCAAACCGGATTTAATCGCCAGAATTCACCGGGATTACCTCGATGCTGGCGCGGACATCATTGAAACCAACACGTTCAATTCTACAAAAGTATCCCAGGCGGACTATGGCCTGGAAGAATTAGTTCACGAGTTGAATTTTGAGGCCGCCCGTATTGCCCGCGAGGAAGCAGACCGAAAAACTGCAGAGACGCCGGATAAACCCCGCTTTGTTGCAGGCGCGGTGGGCCCGACTTCCCGTACTGCGTCGATCTCACCTGACGTGAATAATCCGGGCTACCGGAATGTCTCTTTTGATGAGCTCGTCGAAAACTACTATTACGCGGTCAAAGGCCTGGTTGAAGGCGGTTCAGATATCATTCTGATTGAAACCATTTTCGACACTCTAAACTCCAAAGCCGCCGTTTACGCGACAGAGCAATACTTTCAGAATCACGACATTCACCTCCCGGTGATGATATCAGGCACCATCACAGATGCTTCAGGGCGAACCCTCTCCGGCCAGACTACAGAGGCATTCTGGTACTCGCTCGCTCACGCCAAGCCATTATCCATCGGATTAAACTGTGCGCTCGGGGCCGATGCTCTGCGCCCTTATGTTGAAGAATTGGCGACAAAATCAAATACACTGGTCAGCGCGCACCCGAATGCGGGTCTCCCCAACGAGTTCGGGGAATACGACCAGACTCCGGAAGAGATGGCCGACATTGTTGAAGGCTTTGCATCAGACAACCTTATTAACATTCTTGGTGGCTGCTGTGGCTCCACGCCGGAACACATAGAAGCAATCGCCAGACGAATCGAGAAATACCCTCCTCGACAAATCCCGGAATTGCAATCTGCAATGAACCTGTCCGGTCTCGAGCCGTTCCGGATCACCCGCGAATCGCTCTTTGTAAACGTCGGCGAACGAACGAATGTTACCGGCTCTGCGCGCTTCTTGCGCCTGATCAAAGAGGAGCTTTACGAGGAAGCGCTTGATGTCGCACGGCAACAAGTTGAAAACGGTGCCCAGGTCATCGATATCAACATGGATGAAGGGATGCTGGATTCCGCAGAGGTAATGTGCACATTTTTGAATCTGGTTGCCTCCGAACCTGACATTTGTCGCGTCCCTATCATGGTTGACTCCTCCAAGTGGGAGGTTATTGAAGCCGGCCTTAAGTGCATCCAGGGTAAAGCCATCGTAAACTCCATCAGCTTGAAAGAAGGCGAAGAGCAGTTTATCAGTCATGCTAAAACCTGTTTACGCTATGGTGCCGCTGCGGTAGTCATGGCGTTCGATGAAGAAGGGCAAGCAGACAGCATTGAGCGCAAGATCGAAATTTGTAAACGATCTTACGACACGCTGGTCGCGATCGGTTTCCCGCCAGAAGATATTATTTTCGACCCGAATATTTTCGCCGTTGCAACCGGGATTGATGAGCACAACAATTACGCCGTCGACTTTATCGAAGCCACGCGCTGGATCCGGGAAAATCTGCCCGGAGCAAGTGTGTCGGGAGGCGTGAGTAACGTTTCGTTTTCCTTCAGGGGCAATAATCATGTCCGTGAAGCCATTCACTCGGTGTTCCTCTACCATGCGATTAAAGCGGGCATGAACATGGGTATCGTCAACCCTGCCCAATTGATCATATATGATGAAATCGAGCCCGAACTGAAAGAACGAGTAGAAGATGTTGTCCTGAACAAAAGACCTGACTCGACGGAAAGACTACTGGAGATCGCTGAAAATTATCGCGGTGATGCAGCCAAAAAACCGGAGGAAGACCTCGCCTGGAGAGAGCTGCCTGTCAATAAGCGACTGGAACACGCTCTGGTCAAGGGCATTACGACCTTCATCATTGAAGACACCGAGATCGCACGGCAAAACGCCGCGCGCCCGATTGAAGTCATCGAAGGCCCGCTCATGGATGGCATGGGTGTCGTCGGTGATCTGTTTGGTGATGGCAAAATGTTCCTGCCCCAAGTGGTAAAAAGCGCCCGGGTGATGAAACAGGCCGTTGCCCACCTTGTGCCTTTCATTGAGGACGAAAAAGGTGCGCACACCAAAGCCAAAGGGAAGATCCTGATGGCCACGGTAAAAGGTGATGTGCACGATATCGGTAAAAATATCGTCGGCGTCGTACTGCAGTGCAACAATTATGAAGTCATTGACCTGGGCGTAATGGTACCCTGCGAAACAATCCTGCAAACGGCGATAAAAGAAAATGTCGATATTATTGGCTTGAGCGGCCTGATCACCCCTTCTCTTGATGAAATGGTACACGTCGCCAAAGAGATGCAACGCCAAAACCTGTCCATTCCATTGATGATCGGTGGTGCGACAACGTCTAAAGCCCACACTGCAGTTAAAATCGAGCCTCAGTATCAGAACGACCTCGCCATTTACGTATCGGATGCGTCCCGCAGTGTTAACATAGCAACCCAGCTGATCAGCGATACACTGAAAACAAATCTGGTTGAAAAAACCCGAGCGGAGTATATTGAGGTAAGAGAGCGACGCGCACAGCGCAGTGATAAAACACCATTACTGACCTATGATGCCGCAATCCAGCGTGGTTTCAATCCAGACTGGGATAATTATACCCCCCCTACGCCGGCATTTACTGGTGTCAAAGTTTTTGACGACTACCCGCTGGAAGAACTGGTCGAATACATTGACTGGACACCGTTCTTCATTTCCTGGGATATTTCTGGAAAATACCCAAAAATATTTGATGATTCTGAAAAAGGTGAAGCAGCGCGAACCTTGTTCAATGATGCGCAAGCCATCTTGAAGCGCATTATTGATAACAAATTAATCAAAGCATCCGGCGTGATCGGTTTCTGGCCTGCAAATCGCGTTGATGCCGATGACATTGAGGTGTACAGCACAGAAGATGGATCACCTGTTGCCACCCTGCACCACCTTCGTCAGCAAACCAACAAAAATACGGAAAAACCCAACTATTCGCTTGCTGATTTTATCGCACCAAAAGCATCAGGCAAAACCGATTATGTCGGCGGTTTCGCAGTCACAGCAGGCATTGGCGCTGAAGCACTTGCGGCTGAATACGAAGCAAAACACGACGACTACAGCGCAATTATGGTAAAAGCACTGGCTGATCGACTAGCAGAGGCTTTTGCAGAGCGTATGCATGAGCGGGTGCGCAAAGAATACTGGGGTTATCAGCAAGACGAGCACCTCAGCAACGAAGAATTAATCAAAGAGCGCTATGTTGGAATCCGACCCGCGCCTGGCTACCCGGCCTGTCCGGATCATACCGAAAAGACCACGCTGTTCAACCTGCTTGAAGCCACAAGCCATACCGGTATTGAACTCACTGAGCACTTTGCCATGACGCCTGCGGCATCCGTAAGTGGTTTTTACTATTCTCATCCGGAATCCAGTTATTTCGCCGTAGGTCGGATCAACAAGGATCAGGTTGAACGTTACGCAAAACGAAAAGGCATGACGGTCAGCGAAACGGAACGGTGGTTAGCCCCGAGCCTTAATTACGACGTTTAAATTTTTGCGGGGTGCGCACAAGACCTATATCACTGCTTCTTATTAGGTTAGTCAAAAATAATCATTTTAAGAATAAGTGCAAACTGGTATCGTAGCACCCCCAAATATTTGGTCATTTTAATGAGTATTGCATGGCTCTTGCATGCTGCTCTCTATTTGTCTCGGGCACGGGCAATCTTAAAGCAGCAGACTCACGATCATTTTGAAAGAACTTTAATCAATATCGGGTAGATAACGATGTACAAATACGACGAATACGACCACAAAATCGTTCAAGAACGAGTGGCACAATTTCGTGATCAGACCAATCGTTATTTTGCTGGCGAATTAGCCGATGAAGAATATCTGGCACTGCGTCTGCAAAATGGACTTTATGTACAACGGCTAGCGCCAATGCTGCGTATTGCAGTGCCCTACGGCATGATGTCCTCGACTCAGGTACGTAAACTGGCCGATCTCACCAGAAAATACGATAAAGGCTACGCGCACTTTACGACCCGCCAGAATGTACAATTCAACTGGCCCAAAATTGAAGACGTACCGGCTATTCTGGAAGAACTGGCATCTGTCGAGATGCATGCCATTCAAACCAGCGGAAACTGTATCCGGAACACCACAACAGATCAATACGCGGGTGCCATTGCGGATGAAGTGATTGACCCGAGACCGTACTGCGAAATTATTCGTCAGTGGTCAACGTTCCATCCTGAGTTCGCTTTCTTGCCCCGGAAGTTCAAAATCGCAGTAAATTCCGTGCCAGATCAGGATCGCGCAGCGATCATGGTTCATGATATCGGTATTCAGATTGTTGTGAATGACCAGAATGAAGTTGGCTACAAGGTTTATGCCGGTGGTGGCCTGGGTCGTACCCCCATGGTTGGCAGCCTGATTCGGGAGTTTCTGCCAGAGAAAGACCTGCTCACCTATCTTGAAGCAATTCTTCGCGTCTACAACCGCTATGGACGCCGGGATAACAAGTACAAGGCACGCATAAAGATTCTGGTTAAAGCGATGACGCCGCAAGTCTTTGCTGAAAAAGTTGAGGCCGAATGGGAACACATTCGCAAGAGCGGCTCCGAATTGACCGATACCGAGATCAATCGCGTTAAACAGTATTTCACTGCGCCTGACTATGCGACCTTGTCAGATACGCCCACTGAATTGGCAGCGCGTTTACAGGATAACAAAGCATTTAAAAACTGGTATGAACGTAACACTGCCACCCACAAACAATCAGGCTACCGTGTTGTTACACTGACCATGAAACAGATTGGTACACCGCCGGGTGATGTTTCCGACAAACAACTGGAAACGATTGCAGACCTGGCGGATGACTACAGTTTCGGCGAAGTGAGAGTCACCCACCACCAGAATGTGGTTTTGGCTGATGTTCGTCAGGATCAGCTGTTTGACCTCTGGCAACGTGCCTATACCGCCGGGTTTGCCACTCCGGTACTCAACCTGCTTACCGATGTAATCTGTTGCCCCGGAGGCGATTACTGCTCACTTGCAAACGCGAAATCCATACCGGTTGCAGAGCAGATTCAATCCCGTTTCGATGATCTGGACTACGTTTACGACCTGGGAGAACTGGAACTCAACATCTCCGGCTGTATGAATGCCTGCGGTCATCACCATGTTGGCCATATCGGTATTCTCGGGGTCGACAAAAAAGGTGAAGAGTTTTATCAGGTTTCACTGGGAGGTTCATCAGGCAAGCTGGGTGGCGGCAGCAACGCAGCCATCGGCAAGATTCTGGGGCCTTCATTTGCGCGGGACGAGATGGCAGATGTCATCGAAAAATTAATATCTGTTTTTGTGGAAAACCGTACCGAAGAAGAACTCTTCATTGATACGTATCGACGAATCGGAATGAATCCATTTAAGGAGCGCGTTTATGCCCAAGCTCATTAAAAACGAAGCAATCATTGATGACCAATGGACATTACTCGAAGAAGTCGATTCTGTAGAAAACGTGTCCGAAAACACCATCGTACCCCTGGCATTCTGGCTGGAAAACAAAGACAGCCTGCCAGCAAACACGGGTGTGTGGTTCGCCAGTAATGAAGAACCCGAAACCATCTCTGACGTGGTCAACGATTTACCGTTGATAGCCATTCATTTTCCGAAGTTTGCGGACGGTCGTGGCTATTCCATCGCGCGATTGCTGCGAGAGCGTTACGGCTATCAAGGCGAAATCAGAGCTTTCGGTGATGTCCTTCAAGATCAGCTGTTTTATATGAAACGATGTGGTTTTGATGCATTCGTTATTCGTGCAGATCGTGACATGGAAAAAGCACTGCAAAGTCTTAACGATTTCTCGGTGGTATACCAAACTGGTGGAGACGCTCGCCCTCCGGTATTCAGAGTGCGCTAATCTGATACATTACGCCACTTAGTTTTATCGTTTTAGAAGTCAAACAAAGCCTCGTTAATCCGAGGCTTTTTTTATGGGCTTCACTCAGCTACTATAATTTCCTCAGCTACTATAATTTCCTGATACACTCTGAATATTTTATTCCACCCTGAATCTTTGTCCTTGGCCGGGAAAGGATGTTTTACATAATGGAGTACAAACCAAGCTATGAGTGAAACATCGATAGTCGAATCGTTTTTCTTGATATTTTCCGGTGCGGCTGTATTTGCGACGTTCGCCCTGTTTACGCGACAGCCACTCATCATCGCCTATATCGCCCTTGGCGTTCTCATTGGGCCCTACGGTTTACACTACGTCAGCGATGCGAAACTGCTTTCCGAGATCTCGGAAATCGGTATTATTTTCCTGCTGTTCCTGCTGGGTCTGGATATGCAGCCCAAAAGTTTGGCACATATGCTCAAAAAAGCGACACTCGTTGCCTTAATAAGCTCTGCTGCCTTTGCCAGTGTCGGATTTGCGGTGGCCTACAGCTTTGGCTTTAGCACCCAGGAATCCTTGCTCATCGGCGTTGCGATGATGTTCTCCAGCACCATAATCGGCATTAAATTACTGCCTACAACAGTTCTTCATCATCGTCATACTGGTGAACTGGTGGTCGGCCTGTTGCTGCTCCAGGATTTAATCGCGATTATTGTGCTATTGGTTCTGAGCGGCGGGCAAGATACATCCTGGGGCCAGCTCGCGTCTACTGCTATCAATTTACCATTGTTGGTTATTTTTGCCTTTTTCACCGTAAAAATTGTATTACTTCGTGTTATTCAGCACTTTGATCGTTTCCATGAGTTTATCTTCCTGGTTGCTATAGGCTGGTGCCTCGGTGTGGCAGAGTTAGCGAAATATGTGGGGCTTTCATTGGAGATTGGGGCATTTATTGCGGGTATCAGCCTGGCAACCAGCCCGATATCCTTATATATCGCTGAACACCTGAAACCCCTCAGGGACTTTTTCCTGATTCTGTTTTTCTTCACGCTGGGCGCTCAGTTCAATATCAACCTGCTGGGTGCGGTCGCAATTCCCGCCATTATACTGGCCATCGCGATGCTGGTGATGAAACCGTTTATATTCCAGTTTTTGCTCAGACTGATCAAAGAACCCAAGGATATATCCTGGGAAGTCGGGTTTCGCTTGGGGCAGATCAGTGAGTTCTCCCTGCTCATCGCATTTCTGGCGACCTCGATCTCGTTGATGGGCGAAGAAGCCTCGACACTCATCCAGGCCACCGCCATTTTGACGTTTCTGGTGAACTCATACTTCGTTATCTTCCGGTATCCCAGTCCGATTGCAATTTCAGATGAACTACGGCGAGATTAATCAAGAGGATTGCAATCTGCAGCTCAGCTGGCTGCAGATTGCAATTTGGATGAAGAGATTGAGCAAATGAATCAAGCTCAGGCTAATCAAGCATCCGCATGCTTGACAACGACCCGTCCGGTGTTGTGCCCCGACAACATTGCATCAATGACGTCACTCAGCTCGTCTAAAGATTTGATCTGAATAGCAGACTCCGGGAGCGATAAACTCCACTCATTGGCGAACAGTTGCCATATTTCAGCTTTAGCCTTAAGCGGTATTTCCACAGAATCGACGCCGAGCAAGTTAACCCCTCTCAGGATGAAGGGAAATACAGAGGCTTCAAAGCCGAGACCGGCAACCATTCCACACGCGGTTACGCTGCCACCCGCTTTGGTTGATTTTATCAGGGTATTTAAAGCCTCCCCGCCAACCGTATCAATCGCGCCACCCCAGAGTTCTTTCAACATGGGCTTGGGAGAGGGTTCCAATGCGGAGCGATCCAGAATGGCCTTTGCACCCAATTCAGTCAACATGGCCTCAGCATCAGGCTTACCGGAAATGGCGGAAACATCGAACCCGAGCTTGGCAAGCAACGCGACAGCAATACAACCAACACCACCGGTTGCCCCGGAGACCGCAATGGCACCATCTTCAGGTTTAACGCCGGAAGCCAACAGTTTTTGCACCGACAGACCTGCAGTCAAACCCGCCGTCCCCAACGTCATCGCGTCCAGCAAACTGAGCCCTTCAGGACAGGCTACGATCCAGTTTGCAGGCACCCGAATATATTCACCAAATCCGCCCCAGGTATTCATACCTAAATCATAACCGGTGACGATCACCTGATCTCCGGCTTTCCATGCCCCATCGCGGGACTCAACGACTTCACCCGCCGCGTCAATCCCCGGCACATGGGGAAACGTTCGGGTTACACCTTTATTCCCGGTGGCAGAAAGGCAATCTTTATAGTTCAAAGAAGAGTACTTGACCCGAATTAAAACATCATGATCAGGAAGCGATTCAATAGGTAGCGTTTCAACAGACCTTCGAACCCCGTCGTTATCATTCGTTATTTTTAATGCCCTGAAATCAGCCATTAATTCACCCCGTAAGTTTTTATATTCAATTACTGTTTGTTACTGAAAATTATTACTGGAAAGGTCGTCTGGATACCATGGACCAGACCTTCATAAAGGTATTCTCCAGAGCAATTGAAGCCGCAATGCCCAGCTTTTCCTGTAATGATTTTCTGGCAATGTATTTCACTTCGAAAACTTCAGAATGATCACATGCGGTTTCGATAAGTTCATCCGAAGTCATCAGTTCATCCACCAGATTGACATCCATCGCGCGCTGACCAAACCAGACATCACCATTAGCCACTTTGTCCAGCTCTACTTTGGGTCGATGCTCATTCACAAACGATTTGAACAGTTCGTGCGTATCCTCAAGATCATCCTGGAATTTTTCGCGCCCCTTGTCCGTATTTTCACCAAATACCGTTAATGTACGCTTGTATTCACCGGCTGTCAGAACCTCGAAATCAATCTCGTTCTTCTTTAACAACTTGTGGAAGTTTGGCAGTTGCGCCACAACACCGATGGAGCCCACAACCGCAAAAGGAGAAGCCACAATCTTATCGGCCACACAAGCCATCATATAGCCACCACTGGCGGCAACCTTGTCGACACAGACCGTTAAAGGCACCGACTTTTTCTTGATCCGGTCCAGTTGTGCAGAGGCCAGCCCGTAGGAATGGACCATCCCCCCTCCACTTTCAAGTCGAACCACCACCTCATCCCGATCCTTATTGGCAATCGCGAGTACAGCCGAGATTTCTTCCCGGAAATGATCATTTGCAGACGCCCTGATATCACCGTCAAAGTTCAGTACAAACACTCTTTTTTTGTCTTCAACAGGCTGTATGCCTTGTTTTGACTGCTTTCGCTTTTCTTTATCAGCCTTCTTCTGCTCTTTGTGTCTCTTTTTCAGAATTTCCTTATCCAGCAAGTACTCTTCTATACTCTCCTTCATGGCTTCGAGTTTTTTATTCAGGTGGGTAACTTCGATATGGCCTGACTGATGCTTTTTACCCCGCATTGTTGCCGAGGCAATCCCCATGATAATGACTAACAAAGCAGCAACTATGGTCACCGCTTTGGCTAAAAATACTCCATATTCCGTTAAAAAGTCCAAAGCACACCTCTTGGCCGACAAACAAAAAGTTGAATGATATTTGTAGAGAAATCCACGTTAAAATAAGCGCCAAAGCCAAAGGCCGGAACGCAACACTCGGCTGGGCAGAAGATATTCCTGCAATCCGAACTTAATAAATAGGGTTTAGCAATTTAATTACAAGTGTTTACCAAATCAATTGGCCGTTTTTTTCAAACAAGCGTTCGATTTGCTGTTGACATGGCGACAAATTAACAATACATTCCGTCTTGACATTTGTCAGTTCGAGGGTGAAATCATTCTTACACTGACAGCTTCACCAGGGGTAAATGTACTCATCTTTACCGAAGTACATCTCAAGCCAGCAAAGCAACCACGAGTGCTTGTGCATAAATGGATGACTTTGCGGCCTACACTAATAACCAAAGGAAAGCGATATGCCTGTAGCAGAAATCTTCGACAAAATGAAATCCAACTTCAATTCTGACGCTGCCAGCGATCTTGACCTGGTATTTCAGTTTAACATCGAAGATGCAGATAACTATTACCTGGTCATCAAAGATGGTAACTGCGATTTAACGCAAGGCGATCATGACGATCCGTCTGTAACCCTGATTATGGATTCTTCCACTCTGCAAGGCATTGTGACTGGCGAAGTTGATGGTATGCAAGCATTTATGGCGGGCAACCTGAAAGCTGAAGGCGATATGATGCTGGCAACCAAACTGGGTGAACTGTTCTCAATGGGCTAGGCCACACACAGTTATACGATGTAAAATCGCACATTCCATTTGTGCGATTTTACGCTCTCCCTCTCAAGACGACCAATTATCAAGCGCCACTTCCGCCTCGGTATTCACCGCCCTAACCTTCAACCCTGCAGGTGTCAAATAAACCGAATACACCGCCTGATGGGCTAATGGCACATAAACACCCGCACCATAGCGTGAATCGACAAACGCACTGAATAACGTACTATTTGCCAGAGACCACTTTGATCGCTCATGATTACCATCACGGTTAGTATTTTCTTCGCTTTCATTATCCACCAGAGAATACACCGACCTGATCTTGTATCGCTCATCATGAACAGATCGATACCGGCCACTGAGCCGTTCAAAACGAAATGCAGGCTCCCACCCGAAAAAATAAAAAATACTTTTAAACGTCACCATGCGAGCGTCGAGTTGCCACAAATCACCATGAATCAAGAACTGCTCGGATAGTCCATCCGGATAGTTTAACGACAATTCAAACTGCTGCCGCCCCAAAGCCACGATAGAAACATCCGCAACAGGACGCTCCTGAGACATTTTACGATAATGGTAAATTTCACCGGCAAATAGCGCGGAATAAGCACTCAAACCACTAAAACAAAGCGCTACAAGCAAAAAACTCGCCCCACGAAAGGGTCGCCCTCTGACAAAACATCGCCCAGTCTGCAAGTAAAGATACGCAGACCACAGCAGACCAATCGAAGCAACGAGAAAGATAATACCGGACAACACCGGATAAGACATAACCACTCCAGAGAAGGGGTTGGGCTGTTAAGTAATTGTAGACTAATCGGAAAATGAGATCATGGAAAACACTTCCTCATAACGTCCCTCATTCGAGATCTGTAAAAGTTCATTGATGATCATTCAAGCCTTCGAAAATGCATTATTTATCGCAAAATATCAACAACTTGAGACATCTAGACAATAAGCTTTAGCAGCGAATCAAATTTGTCTGAGAGCTTCGCTCTGTGTGGTATTCATACTCTATTGATAATGCGACCAGAATTGAATCCCGTAGCGACGTTTCAAGTTCAGCTATTCGCTCCATTTACGATCTCTCCATGGCATACAAGCATGTTTGTGTCACACTCCTGATTGCCGCTTTCATCGTGACAAACTGCGACAGCGGAGACGCCGTATGGTAGCTCGGCAAATTGTACGGCGTGTATGTGTTGACCCGCAAATTGCGCCTTATCTGTATTTTGTGACGTACTGTGTTCCGAAATCCGTGGTTTGGAATTTACAGGTGGCTGTCTCGATTATTCATTTCTCATTTAATTTCTCGCCACGATCTAAACCTTCAAAGTATCTTTCTTGATTCTTACAAAACTTATAAGCATTCGAATTCAATATACTATTCTTCAAATTTTCAGAACTGGCATCGACAATGTGGTTTTGGTACACATCAAATATTCTAAGGCCAGCAATATCACAAAGTTCAAGAATTTCCGTCATAAATTCAGAAAAATGTTCACTGGAAACAGCAGCCCGAACTCTAACGTCCGTTACTTTTTTTTCTTGGACACCAATTTCAATTCTATGCTCGCCATAACCGTACATTAATATCTCTTCCGACCAACTTTCAACGGGTCGGAAATATTCCTCTGCGAACTCAAGAACTTCCTTGCCACAATCCAACCACTCCCAATTCTCATCTGTCTCAGGTAAAAATTCGCTTTCACCTTCCGAAACAAATTTAGTGGGCTCCGGAACTAGGTAACATTTGTAATGCCATAATGCCATTTACGCATTAACCTCTTTCATTTGAATTTGCCAGCAAATAAGCGGTTAAATAAGACACCCACTTCAACGGGCAAAATGGAGTCCTTTTTCCCACCAACGCCAGACCTGTGCTAGGTGAGGTTAAGAAGGACACCCACCCCAATTGTTTGCGTTTTTTGTATGGTGACAGCTCATGG contains these protein-coding regions:
- a CDS encoding cation:proton antiporter domain-containing protein, which gives rise to MSETSIVESFFLIFSGAAVFATFALFTRQPLIIAYIALGVLIGPYGLHYVSDAKLLSEISEIGIIFLLFLLGLDMQPKSLAHMLKKATLVALISSAAFASVGFAVAYSFGFSTQESLLIGVAMMFSSTIIGIKLLPTTVLHHRHTGELVVGLLLLQDLIAIIVLLVLSGGQDTSWGQLASTAINLPLLVIFAFFTVKIVLLRVIQHFDRFHEFIFLVAIGWCLGVAELAKYVGLSLEIGAFIAGISLATSPISLYIAEHLKPLRDFFLILFFFTLGAQFNINLLGAVAIPAIILAIAMLVMKPFIFQFLLRLIKEPKDISWEVGFRLGQISEFSLLIAFLATSISLMGEEASTLIQATAILTFLVNSYFVIFRYPSPIAISDELRRD
- the metH gene encoding methionine synthase; the protein is MSNRAQRIAQLHEALKHRILILDGAMGTMIQKANLSEEDYRGERYRDYHRDVKGNNDLLCITKPDLIARIHRDYLDAGADIIETNTFNSTKVSQADYGLEELVHELNFEAARIAREEADRKTAETPDKPRFVAGAVGPTSRTASISPDVNNPGYRNVSFDELVENYYYAVKGLVEGGSDIILIETIFDTLNSKAAVYATEQYFQNHDIHLPVMISGTITDASGRTLSGQTTEAFWYSLAHAKPLSIGLNCALGADALRPYVEELATKSNTLVSAHPNAGLPNEFGEYDQTPEEMADIVEGFASDNLINILGGCCGSTPEHIEAIARRIEKYPPRQIPELQSAMNLSGLEPFRITRESLFVNVGERTNVTGSARFLRLIKEELYEEALDVARQQVENGAQVIDINMDEGMLDSAEVMCTFLNLVASEPDICRVPIMVDSSKWEVIEAGLKCIQGKAIVNSISLKEGEEQFISHAKTCLRYGAAAVVMAFDEEGQADSIERKIEICKRSYDTLVAIGFPPEDIIFDPNIFAVATGIDEHNNYAVDFIEATRWIRENLPGASVSGGVSNVSFSFRGNNHVREAIHSVFLYHAIKAGMNMGIVNPAQLIIYDEIEPELKERVEDVVLNKRPDSTERLLEIAENYRGDAAKKPEEDLAWRELPVNKRLEHALVKGITTFIIEDTEIARQNAARPIEVIEGPLMDGMGVVGDLFGDGKMFLPQVVKSARVMKQAVAHLVPFIEDEKGAHTKAKGKILMATVKGDVHDIGKNIVGVVLQCNNYEVIDLGVMVPCETILQTAIKENVDIIGLSGLITPSLDEMVHVAKEMQRQNLSIPLMIGGATTSKAHTAVKIEPQYQNDLAIYVSDASRSVNIATQLISDTLKTNLVEKTRAEYIEVRERRAQRSDKTPLLTYDAAIQRGFNPDWDNYTPPTPAFTGVKVFDDYPLEELVEYIDWTPFFISWDISGKYPKIFDDSEKGEAARTLFNDAQAILKRIIDNKLIKASGVIGFWPANRVDADDIEVYSTEDGSPVATLHHLRQQTNKNTEKPNYSLADFIAPKASGKTDYVGGFAVTAGIGAEALAAEYEAKHDDYSAIMVKALADRLAEAFAERMHERVRKEYWGYQQDEHLSNEELIKERYVGIRPAPGYPACPDHTEKTTLFNLLEATSHTGIELTEHFAMTPAASVSGFYYSHPESSYFAVGRINKDQVERYAKRKGMTVSETERWLAPSLNYDV
- a CDS encoding DUF934 domain-containing protein, translated to MPKLIKNEAIIDDQWTLLEEVDSVENVSENTIVPLAFWLENKDSLPANTGVWFASNEEPETISDVVNDLPLIAIHFPKFADGRGYSIARLLRERYGYQGEIRAFGDVLQDQLFYMKRCGFDAFVIRADRDMEKALQSLNDFSVVYQTGGDARPPVFRVR
- the sohB gene encoding protease SohB produces the protein MDFLTEYGVFLAKAVTIVAALLVIIMGIASATMRGKKHQSGHIEVTHLNKKLEAMKESIEEYLLDKEILKKRHKEQKKADKEKRKQSKQGIQPVEDKKRVFVLNFDGDIRASANDHFREEISAVLAIANKDRDEVVVRLESGGGMVHSYGLASAQLDRIKKKSVPLTVCVDKVAASGGYMMACVADKIVASPFAVVGSIGVVAQLPNFHKLLKKNEIDFEVLTAGEYKRTLTVFGENTDKGREKFQDDLEDTHELFKSFVNEHRPKVELDKVANGDVWFGQRAMDVNLVDELMTSDELIETACDHSEVFEVKYIARKSLQEKLGIAASIALENTFMKVWSMVSRRPFQ
- a CDS encoding YhdH/YhfP family quinone oxidoreductase, with the protein product MADFRALKITNDNDGVRRSVETLPIESLPDHDVLIRVKYSSLNYKDCLSATGNKGVTRTFPHVPGIDAAGEVVESRDGAWKAGDQVIVTGYDLGMNTWGGFGEYIRVPANWIVACPEGLSLLDAMTLGTAGLTAGLSVQKLLASGVKPEDGAIAVSGATGGVGCIAVALLAKLGFDVSAISGKPDAEAMLTELGAKAILDRSALEPSPKPMLKELWGGAIDTVGGEALNTLIKSTKAGGSVTACGMVAGLGFEASVFPFILRGVNLLGVDSVEIPLKAKAEIWQLFANEWSLSLPESAIQIKSLDELSDVIDAMLSGHNTGRVVVKHADA
- a CDS encoding nitrite/sulfite reductase, which translates into the protein MYKYDEYDHKIVQERVAQFRDQTNRYFAGELADEEYLALRLQNGLYVQRLAPMLRIAVPYGMMSSTQVRKLADLTRKYDKGYAHFTTRQNVQFNWPKIEDVPAILEELASVEMHAIQTSGNCIRNTTTDQYAGAIADEVIDPRPYCEIIRQWSTFHPEFAFLPRKFKIAVNSVPDQDRAAIMVHDIGIQIVVNDQNEVGYKVYAGGGLGRTPMVGSLIREFLPEKDLLTYLEAILRVYNRYGRRDNKYKARIKILVKAMTPQVFAEKVEAEWEHIRKSGSELTDTEINRVKQYFTAPDYATLSDTPTELAARLQDNKAFKNWYERNTATHKQSGYRVVTLTMKQIGTPPGDVSDKQLETIADLADDYSFGEVRVTHHQNVVLADVRQDQLFDLWQRAYTAGFATPVLNLLTDVICCPGGDYCSLANAKSIPVAEQIQSRFDDLDYVYDLGELELNISGCMNACGHHHVGHIGILGVDKKGEEFYQVSLGGSSGKLGGGSNAAIGKILGPSFARDEMADVIEKLISVFVENRTEEELFIDTYRRIGMNPFKERVYAQAH
- a CDS encoding DUF2141 domain-containing protein translates to MSEHSTSQNTDKAQFAGQHIHAVQFAELPYGVSAVAVCHDESGNQECDTNMLVCHGEIVNGANS
- a CDS encoding SCP2 sterol-binding domain-containing protein produces the protein MPVAEIFDKMKSNFNSDAASDLDLVFQFNIEDADNYYLVIKDGNCDLTQGDHDDPSVTLIMDSSTLQGIVTGEVDGMQAFMAGNLKAEGDMMLATKLGELFSMG